A single genomic interval of Parvularcula marina harbors:
- the pxpA gene encoding 5-oxoprolinase subunit PxpA gives MTRTIDLNADLGEGCGDDEGLMEVISSANIACGGHAGDEMSMRTALQLAKRHGVAAGAHPSYPDKEHFGRRSMTVEPEALLETLSMQIANLAGFAAEEFVTLRHVKPHGALYNDAARDPALAAVVLAAIRKVLPDAALVGLANSALEQAAHAAGHPFIAEGFADRVYTEEGFLLPRSEEGAVIEAESCRIAQALALAKGRPVATAKGDDITIPVETICVHGDTPGALNSAKAIRAALEHDGLAVRVATP, from the coding sequence ATGACCAGAACGATCGATTTGAATGCCGATCTCGGCGAAGGCTGCGGCGATGACGAAGGGTTGATGGAGGTGATCTCCAGCGCCAATATCGCCTGTGGCGGCCATGCCGGGGATGAGATGTCGATGCGCACGGCCCTGCAGCTGGCCAAACGGCATGGTGTGGCGGCGGGCGCGCACCCTTCCTATCCGGACAAGGAGCATTTCGGGCGGCGGTCGATGACTGTAGAGCCTGAGGCGCTGCTAGAGACTCTCTCGATGCAAATTGCGAATCTTGCCGGTTTTGCAGCGGAGGAGTTCGTGACACTGCGCCACGTCAAACCTCATGGCGCGCTTTATAACGATGCCGCACGCGATCCGGCGCTGGCAGCGGTCGTGTTGGCCGCCATTCGGAAGGTGTTACCGGACGCCGCGCTTGTGGGCCTTGCCAATTCAGCGCTTGAGCAGGCCGCGCATGCGGCTGGCCATCCCTTCATTGCCGAGGGGTTTGCGGACCGTGTCTATACGGAAGAAGGGTTTCTTTTGCCGCGATCGGAAGAGGGGGCGGTGATCGAGGCGGAGAGCTGCCGGATCGCGCAAGCCTTGGCGCTCGCAAAGGGGCGTCCCGTAGCAACGGCGAAGGGCGATGACATCACGATCCCCGTCGAGACGATCTGCGTTCATGGCGATACGCCCGGCGCGCTCAATAGTGCAAAGGCGATCCGCGCCGCGCTGGAACATGACGGGCTGGCCGTCAGGGTGGCGACCCCATGA
- a CDS encoding thiamine phosphate synthase, whose protein sequence is MPDIASNVRSLCEAATALRQAAPVWPGALPPFSLVLFTDDRRQADLLSLLREVPEAGDVPPLAVLFRHDGLPAEARRALAAETMAVTKAKGHFFLTARMVLAGADGSHACPSTGFVSWPVHDAAEARIAEEKSADFGFVSPVWPTASHEDAQPLGAENAAALARRMSIPAFALGGMTADSACGLHGLPFYGMGVIGAWSG, encoded by the coding sequence ATGCCCGATATTGCGTCAAATGTCAGGAGCCTGTGTGAGGCCGCAACGGCATTACGGCAGGCCGCCCCGGTATGGCCGGGGGCATTGCCGCCTTTCTCGCTGGTCCTGTTCACAGATGACCGGCGACAGGCGGATCTTCTCTCTTTATTGCGCGAGGTGCCGGAGGCCGGAGATGTCCCGCCGCTTGCCGTCCTCTTCCGCCATGACGGGTTGCCTGCAGAAGCACGCCGGGCGCTGGCGGCGGAAACGATGGCTGTAACCAAGGCAAAGGGTCATTTCTTTTTGACCGCGCGCATGGTGCTGGCCGGAGCCGATGGCAGCCATGCCTGCCCCTCCACGGGGTTTGTGAGCTGGCCCGTTCATGACGCGGCGGAGGCTCGGATTGCAGAAGAGAAGAGCGCGGATTTCGGCTTCGTCTCGCCAGTATGGCCAACGGCCAGTCACGAGGATGCACAGCCCCTCGGCGCAGAAAACGCAGCGGCGCTGGCGCGGCGCATGTCCATCCCCGCCTTTGCGCTTGGCGGAATGACCGCAGACTCCGCCTGCGGACTGCATGGATTGCCATTTTACGGAATGGGCGTGATCGGCGCATGGAGCGGGTAG
- a CDS encoding biotin-dependent carboxyltransferase family protein, producing MTLLISEPGIQTTIQAGARRGLRHKGVPVSGPADEISAALVNRAAGNRPDAALLEITYGGFAAALDGPLTLAVGGAEAEITVNGLKVSPWAPINIGRGRRDIRIGPAIKGARVYLAVRGGLKADQFLGSCSTYLPAGFGGYQGRALKAGDELVIAGTDAIAEPATVPASLRPFVSEGWSLPALASAETDWLSETSRARLFGAPFIAGRQMSRMGIELVGDDPLEVREKGLPFSAPVFPGTVQCPGSGHPFILSADAQTTGGYPRIAQIIRADRHRLGQIRPGDQVTLTEVTDAQARKILATKKAALAAFLMSK from the coding sequence ATGACGCTTCTCATCAGTGAGCCCGGCATTCAGACGACGATCCAGGCAGGCGCAAGGCGGGGCCTGCGTCACAAGGGCGTGCCGGTATCGGGGCCTGCGGATGAAATTTCAGCCGCGCTCGTCAACCGGGCTGCAGGCAATCGTCCCGATGCGGCGCTTCTTGAGATCACCTATGGCGGCTTTGCGGCGGCTCTTGATGGCCCGCTGACGCTCGCGGTCGGCGGGGCTGAGGCGGAGATCACCGTCAATGGGCTGAAAGTCTCGCCGTGGGCGCCGATCAATATTGGCCGAGGACGGCGGGATATCCGCATCGGCCCGGCCATAAAAGGCGCGCGGGTCTATCTTGCTGTACGCGGTGGTCTGAAGGCGGATCAGTTTCTGGGCTCCTGTTCGACCTATCTGCCGGCAGGCTTTGGCGGATATCAGGGGCGAGCCCTGAAGGCGGGCGATGAGCTTGTCATCGCAGGCACCGATGCCATCGCCGAACCGGCAACGGTGCCGGCCTCGCTACGGCCTTTCGTCTCGGAAGGCTGGTCTCTGCCGGCGCTTGCCTCTGCCGAAACGGACTGGCTGTCCGAGACATCCCGCGCCCGCCTGTTCGGTGCGCCGTTCATTGCGGGGCGGCAGATGAGCCGTATGGGGATTGAACTCGTAGGCGATGACCCGCTGGAAGTCCGTGAGAAAGGGCTTCCTTTCAGCGCGCCGGTCTTTCCGGGCACGGTGCAATGCCCGGGCAGCGGGCATCCCTTCATCCTGTCGGCGGATGCCCAGACGACGGGCGGCTATCCACGAATTGCCCAGATCATCCGCGCGGACCGTCATCGGCTGGGGCAGATCCGCCCCGGCGATCAGGTGACCCTGACAGAGGTGACCGATGCGCAGGCGCGCAAAATTCTGGCCACAAAAAAGGCGGCTCTCGCCGCCTTCCTGATGTCAAAATGA
- a CDS encoding sialate O-acetylesterase has product MKQTLLASAAILGSLFAAAEAAPELAPIFSDSMVVQRGEPIPVWGTATPGAEVTVSLGEAASGTATAGEDGRFRVDLSPQSASGPYELTVSEGRDRVTLEDVMVGDVLLCSGQSNMEFPVSRALNAGREVGAANDPLIRHFTVPKAYLPEPTMEMSADASWQKATPETAGHFSAVCYFTARDLKPHLPAGFAIGLINSSWGGSQIEAWLPKAKLEKLGGNEADLALLAEYGESPHTASLKIGGKFENWWNGAMPEGPVPYAPGADEVAWKDAPEGLGSYTDWASENLAGKTGLIWYRGTATLTDAQAEKAEILRLGPADDVDYTWINGTFVGTTFGWGDPRSYDIPEGVLTEGENVIISGVYNSWGAGGMTGPEDVISIEMASGKKVPVTDFKFWFSPDGIGSPPRGPWESVSGLTTIGNGMIAPLGPTKYKAALWYQGESNADELAAIYDDQLIALAESWREQSGVADLPVFIAQLPNFGGLSEGGGDSNWSTLREAQRQATLADPNMELVVLIDAGDRWDIHPPNKQVVGQRMADWIREAVYGQDIEAGGPVPVKAERRRRRTIEVSFDRIGGGLMAAGGMAGPFAVCGAEGCEPATATLRDEKTVDVTIPSSTEVQTIRYCWGDAPVCTLFGEDGEPAVPFELTVE; this is encoded by the coding sequence ATGAAACAGACCTTGCTTGCGAGTGCCGCCATTCTGGGCAGCCTGTTTGCTGCGGCAGAAGCCGCGCCGGAGCTGGCGCCGATTTTCTCTGATTCCATGGTGGTTCAGCGCGGGGAGCCGATCCCCGTCTGGGGCACAGCGACGCCGGGGGCCGAGGTCACGGTCTCGCTGGGTGAGGCGGCGAGCGGCACGGCGACGGCGGGTGAAGATGGCCGCTTCCGCGTCGATCTCAGCCCGCAATCGGCCAGTGGGCCGTACGAGCTGACGGTCAGCGAGGGCCGCGACCGGGTGACGCTGGAGGATGTCATGGTCGGCGATGTGCTCCTCTGCTCGGGCCAGTCCAATATGGAATTCCCTGTCTCCCGCGCGCTCAATGCAGGCCGCGAGGTCGGCGCGGCGAATGATCCGCTGATCCGGCACTTCACCGTGCCGAAAGCTTATCTTCCCGAACCGACGATGGAGATGTCAGCGGATGCGAGCTGGCAGAAAGCAACGCCGGAAACCGCCGGGCACTTCTCGGCTGTCTGCTATTTCACCGCGCGCGACCTGAAACCGCATCTGCCTGCCGGGTTCGCCATCGGGCTCATCAACTCCTCATGGGGCGGCAGCCAGATTGAGGCGTGGCTGCCCAAGGCCAAGCTCGAAAAACTTGGCGGCAATGAGGCCGACCTCGCCCTGCTCGCGGAATATGGGGAGAGCCCGCATACAGCCTCGCTGAAGATCGGCGGTAAGTTCGAAAACTGGTGGAATGGCGCCATGCCGGAGGGCCCCGTGCCCTATGCGCCGGGGGCGGACGAAGTTGCGTGGAAAGACGCGCCCGAAGGATTGGGCAGCTATACCGATTGGGCGTCGGAGAACCTCGCCGGCAAGACCGGGCTCATCTGGTATCGCGGCACAGCAACCCTGACTGATGCACAGGCGGAGAAGGCGGAAATCTTGCGCCTCGGCCCGGCGGATGATGTCGACTATACTTGGATCAACGGCACCTTCGTTGGCACGACTTTCGGTTGGGGCGATCCGCGCAGCTATGACATCCCCGAAGGGGTACTGACCGAAGGCGAGAATGTCATCATCTCCGGCGTCTATAACAGCTGGGGCGCGGGCGGTATGACGGGTCCGGAGGATGTCATCTCCATCGAGATGGCATCGGGCAAGAAAGTGCCGGTCACGGATTTCAAATTCTGGTTCAGCCCGGACGGCATCGGCTCGCCGCCGCGTGGGCCATGGGAGTCGGTCAGTGGCCTGACGACCATCGGTAATGGCATGATCGCCCCGCTTGGCCCGACGAAATATAAGGCCGCCCTCTGGTATCAGGGGGAATCCAACGCGGATGAACTAGCCGCGATCTATGATGATCAGCTGATCGCGCTCGCCGAAAGCTGGCGCGAGCAGTCCGGCGTTGCGGACCTGCCGGTCTTTATCGCCCAGCTGCCGAATTTCGGCGGGCTGAGTGAGGGCGGCGGGGACTCGAACTGGTCCACTTTGCGCGAAGCCCAGCGTCAGGCAACGCTTGCCGACCCGAATATGGAACTCGTTGTGCTGATTGATGCGGGCGACCGCTGGGATATCCACCCGCCGAACAAGCAGGTGGTGGGCCAGCGCATGGCTGACTGGATCAGAGAGGCCGTCTACGGACAGGATATCGAGGCGGGCGGCCCTGTGCCGGTGAAAGCCGAGCGCCGTCGGCGCCGGACGATTGAAGTGAGCTTTGACCGTATCGGCGGCGGGCTGATGGCGGCGGGCGGCATGGCCGGCCCGTTCGCTGTCTGTGGTGCCGAGGGCTGTGAGCCTGCAACCGCCACCCTGCGGGATGAAAAGACTGTGGACGTCACGATCCCTTCTTCGACCGAGGTACAGACGATACGCTATTGCTGGGGCGATGCCCCGGTCTGCACGCTGTTCGGCGAGGATGGCGAACCTGCAGTGCCGTTCGAGCTGACCGTCGAATAG
- a CDS encoding response regulator transcription factor, whose translation MAGQIRLILLEPDAAIRAALVEQFAVAGEFHAIAAADVDGLPDEESSLSHIDVLLTDEARPETLSAAAARGFRGPVIAFRAGEGVQIRLERPCRFSTLAATIRSALHDHTRSEDARFQLGPYEFSPAERVLAVPGEEPIRLTDKEAAILRYLYRAGTRPVSREELLGEVWGYQSGITTHTLETHIYRLRQKIEPDPSEARLLITVEGGYRLGQTNA comes from the coding sequence ATGGCCGGTCAGATACGCCTTATCCTGCTTGAGCCTGACGCCGCCATCCGCGCGGCGCTGGTCGAACAGTTCGCCGTCGCAGGCGAATTCCACGCCATTGCCGCCGCTGATGTCGATGGCCTGCCGGATGAAGAGAGCAGTCTTTCGCATATCGATGTACTGCTCACGGATGAAGCGCGGCCCGAAACGCTGTCTGCCGCTGCCGCGCGCGGCTTTCGGGGGCCGGTTATCGCGTTCAGGGCAGGTGAGGGCGTTCAGATACGTCTTGAGCGGCCTTGCCGGTTCTCAACCCTTGCCGCGACCATCCGCTCGGCCCTTCATGATCATACGCGTTCGGAGGATGCCCGTTTCCAGCTCGGGCCATACGAGTTCAGCCCGGCGGAACGCGTGCTTGCGGTTCCCGGCGAGGAACCCATCCGCCTGACCGACAAGGAAGCGGCCATCCTGCGCTATCTCTACCGGGCGGGCACGCGGCCGGTCAGTCGCGAGGAGCTACTCGGCGAGGTCTGGGGGTATCAGTCGGGGATCACGACGCACACGCTCGAAACCCATATCTACCGGCTGCGCCAGAAGATCGAGCCTGATCCCAGCGAGGCAAGGCTGCTGATCACGGTCGAGGGCGGCTATCGCCTCGGCCAGACGAACGCCTAG
- a CDS encoding YggS family pyridoxal phosphate-dependent enzyme: MTEIDVIANLKDVEAKIAAAAEDAARDPAEVFLTLVSKTWEADDIRPLLDAGHRRFGENRVQEAQGKWPELKDAYDSVWLHLIGPLQTNKAKDAVRLFDVIETLDREKLAQSFAKLAEDGELIPELLVQVNTGEEEQKAGVAPKAAADFARYCRDDLALPVTGLMAIPPADEPPAPHFALLYKLSEELGLPRLSMGMSGDYETAIHLGATDVRVGSAIFGPRRPKEG; this comes from the coding sequence ATGACAGAAATTGATGTGATCGCAAACTTGAAGGACGTCGAGGCGAAAATCGCCGCCGCGGCGGAAGATGCCGCGCGCGATCCGGCGGAAGTGTTCCTCACGCTGGTCAGCAAGACCTGGGAGGCGGACGATATCCGCCCGCTCCTTGATGCCGGGCATCGCCGCTTTGGCGAGAACCGGGTGCAGGAAGCGCAAGGCAAATGGCCGGAGTTGAAAGATGCCTATGATAGTGTCTGGCTTCACCTCATCGGTCCGCTTCAGACCAATAAGGCGAAGGACGCGGTCCGGCTGTTTGATGTGATCGAGACCCTCGACCGGGAAAAACTCGCGCAGAGCTTCGCCAAGCTCGCCGAGGATGGCGAGCTGATCCCCGAACTACTCGTGCAGGTGAATACCGGTGAGGAAGAGCAAAAAGCGGGCGTCGCACCGAAGGCGGCAGCGGATTTTGCGCGCTACTGCCGGGATGACCTCGCCCTCCCGGTCACGGGGCTGATGGCCATTCCGCCTGCGGATGAGCCGCCGGCCCCGCATTTCGCGCTTCTATATAAGCTGTCTGAAGAGCTTGGCCTGCCGCGTCTCTCCATGGGGATGTCCGGCGATTACGAGACGGCCATTCATCTGGGGGCGACGGATGTCCGGGTCGGCTCTGCGATTTTCGGCCCCCGCCGCCCGAAGGAGGGGTAA
- a CDS encoding porin — protein MALRRKHALNGLAGAFVSCLALGVAAAQDENPIEVSGELSVVTGVVDGETKADANAELNVTATHILNNGVELGASGSVRADADRPSQYYAAGRYSSLLSGGDRGVGPEGGDVFLEGAYLFARGGFGSIHLGKDAGAASRLAVTSPNIFRAVGVNDWKTDLTGLNDVHTINDFSGQSTKITYMPPPGFLGGLIGQLQLGVSYAPELDNCGDRRCAPEDGFGAPSDVSLLGANQRWQDVLEAALYYQNGFKVRDDRLTVGLSASYVTADKDESGQPVEPVVPVFGDYKGYAFGLNLAYGNVTFGGSMKSTNAGFDENRDEDYLAFDAGVTLEAGEWNFMLGYGNADAERDATLLVGPATPDAAFGRLDRETQTAQAGVSYVFDHGVTLGAAAQFVDSQRDEAIGGSENAAAVMFESSIKF, from the coding sequence ATGGCGCTTCGGCGTAAGCATGCGTTGAATGGGCTGGCAGGGGCTTTTGTCTCTTGCCTGGCACTCGGCGTGGCTGCGGCGCAGGACGAAAACCCCATTGAAGTGTCCGGTGAGCTCAGTGTTGTTACGGGTGTTGTCGATGGCGAAACGAAAGCCGACGCCAATGCCGAGCTGAACGTCACTGCGACTCACATCCTCAACAATGGCGTCGAACTGGGCGCGTCCGGTTCTGTCAGAGCCGATGCTGACCGGCCGTCGCAATATTATGCGGCCGGGCGTTATTCCTCGCTTCTGTCCGGTGGTGACCGTGGTGTCGGGCCCGAAGGCGGCGATGTTTTCCTTGAAGGCGCCTATCTTTTTGCCAGAGGCGGCTTCGGCAGCATTCATCTGGGCAAGGATGCCGGGGCGGCCAGCCGTCTGGCGGTGACATCTCCCAACATTTTCCGCGCCGTTGGCGTCAATGACTGGAAGACGGACCTGACCGGTCTCAATGACGTTCACACGATCAATGATTTCTCCGGCCAGTCGACCAAGATCACCTATATGCCGCCGCCGGGTTTCTTGGGCGGGCTGATTGGCCAGCTCCAGCTTGGCGTTTCCTACGCGCCGGAACTCGACAATTGCGGTGACCGTCGCTGCGCGCCTGAAGATGGCTTTGGCGCGCCGAGCGATGTGTCCCTTCTGGGCGCAAACCAGCGCTGGCAGGATGTGCTCGAAGCAGCACTTTACTACCAGAACGGCTTCAAGGTGCGGGATGACCGCCTGACGGTCGGTCTGAGCGCAAGTTACGTCACCGCCGACAAGGATGAGAGCGGCCAGCCGGTCGAACCGGTCGTCCCTGTCTTCGGCGATTACAAAGGCTACGCTTTCGGGCTGAACCTCGCTTACGGCAATGTGACCTTCGGCGGCTCGATGAAATCGACCAATGCCGGGTTCGATGAGAACCGGGATGAGGACTATCTCGCCTTTGACGCTGGGGTGACCCTCGAAGCGGGCGAATGGAACTTCATGCTAGGCTACGGGAATGCCGATGCCGAGCGCGATGCGACCCTGCTGGTCGGCCCGGCGACGCCGGATGCCGCTTTCGGCCGGCTCGACCGCGAGACCCAGACCGCGCAGGCCGGTGTCTCTTATGTCTTTGATCATGGCGTGACGCTGGGCGCTGCCGCGCAATTCGTCGACAGCCAGCGTGACGAAGCGATTGGTGGATCAGAGAATGCCGCTGCCGTCATGTTCGAAAGCTCGATCAAGTTCTGA
- a CDS encoding queuosine precursor transporter — translation MSDEKPAHHFRYYDLALGAFVAVLLCSNLIGAAKIADVFGATFGAGILFFPLSYVLGDILTEVYGYAGARRAVWAGFAANLFAVFMAFAVVSLPPAEDWGGQEHYAYVFGQTPRIVLASLIAFWAGEFANAYVMAEMKLMSEGKHLWQRTIGSTVVGQGIDSLIFYPVAFLGVWSISQILQVMMLNYVLKVVWEAILTPVTYYVIGQLKKAEGVEIFDRGTNFSPFSLKK, via the coding sequence ATGTCCGACGAAAAACCCGCCCATCATTTCCGCTATTACGATCTGGCACTCGGCGCCTTCGTCGCCGTTCTTCTGTGCTCGAACCTGATCGGGGCAGCCAAGATCGCGGACGTCTTTGGCGCGACATTCGGCGCCGGTATCCTGTTCTTTCCGCTGTCATATGTGCTGGGCGACATCCTGACCGAAGTCTACGGTTATGCCGGTGCGCGCCGGGCCGTCTGGGCCGGGTTTGCCGCTAACCTATTCGCCGTCTTCATGGCATTCGCGGTGGTCAGCCTGCCGCCTGCTGAGGATTGGGGCGGACAGGAGCATTACGCCTATGTCTTCGGGCAGACGCCCCGCATCGTGCTTGCCTCCCTCATCGCTTTCTGGGCGGGGGAATTCGCAAATGCCTATGTGATGGCAGAGATGAAGCTGATGAGCGAAGGCAAACATCTCTGGCAACGGACGATTGGCTCGACCGTCGTTGGTCAGGGGATCGACAGCCTGATTTTCTATCCCGTCGCATTCTTAGGCGTCTGGTCGATCAGCCAGATCCTGCAGGTCATGATGCTGAACTATGTCCTGAAAGTCGTGTGGGAAGCGATCCTGACCCCTGTCACCTATTACGTGATCGGACAGCTGAAAAAGGCCGAAGGGGTCGAGATCTTTGACCGCGGCACGAATTTCTCCCCCTTCTCACTGAAGAAGTAA
- a CDS encoding DUF3576 domain-containing protein, producing the protein MTPERFRMLKIFGIAGAAAVLAACANNDVSVPGRDAPLIKADRGGSVPTNVNRYLWLASLDTIDFMPVDKADPLAGIIATDWYGNPQVPQERFKTNVYILDTALRADALRVTVFRQQLTDYGWVDAPVNPATAREIENAILSRARELRLNSLDG; encoded by the coding sequence ATGACGCCGGAACGTTTTCGTATGCTCAAAATTTTCGGCATTGCCGGAGCTGCAGCGGTTCTCGCCGCCTGCGCTAACAACGATGTTTCGGTCCCGGGCCGGGATGCGCCGCTGATCAAGGCTGATCGCGGTGGCAGCGTGCCGACCAATGTGAACCGCTATCTGTGGCTGGCATCGCTCGACACGATCGATTTCATGCCGGTCGACAAGGCCGATCCCCTTGCCGGGATCATCGCCACTGACTGGTACGGCAACCCGCAGGTGCCGCAGGAACGCTTCAAGACGAATGTCTATATCCTCGACACGGCGCTTCGGGCCGACGCGCTGCGCGTCACGGTCTTCCGCCAGCAGCTCACGGATTATGGCTGGGTCGATGCCCCGGTGAACCCGGCAACCGCCCGCGAGATCGAAAACGCGATCCTGTCCCGCGCGCGCGAGCTGCGCCTGAACAGCCTTGATGGCTGA
- a CDS encoding glycosyltransferase family 4 protein: MRILYSHRTRSADGQRVHIDALTRAFLKLGHEVLICGPEGISTPDTPQRLSAGSDGPRGSHLPKPLYELAEWGYSLPASHRLRGAAKLFEPDIIYERYNLYYYAGEKVAKSLNLPLILEVNSPLADERASNDGLALEGLARRSERHIWQTADAVLPVTGVLGEIIEAQGVPKERIHVVPNGVDEATLELSDGKDLRAAYEITEPLVLGFVGFVRDWHGVDRAVDWLATETGKSCHLLLVGDGPAAPSLKAQAERLGVADRLTVTGVVQRNEVAAHIAAFDIALQPAVTAYASPLKLQEYMAQARAVIAPDQPNIREVVTHGETAFLTPPGDTRAFHQALDLLAEDAALREGLGRAARQVLLERDLTWAANARRVVAIANDLILARR; this comes from the coding sequence ATGCGCATTCTCTATTCCCATCGCACCCGCTCGGCGGATGGCCAACGCGTCCATATCGATGCGCTGACAAGGGCATTCTTGAAATTAGGCCACGAGGTCCTGATCTGTGGACCCGAGGGGATATCGACACCGGATACCCCCCAAAGGTTGTCGGCTGGGAGTGATGGCCCTCGCGGATCACACCTCCCCAAGCCCCTCTATGAGCTCGCCGAGTGGGGCTACTCCCTCCCTGCGTCACATCGCCTCAGGGGGGCTGCGAAGCTGTTCGAGCCCGACATTATCTACGAACGCTACAACCTTTATTATTATGCTGGAGAAAAAGTCGCCAAATCGTTGAATTTGCCGCTGATTCTCGAAGTGAACTCACCGCTCGCCGATGAACGTGCCTCAAATGACGGACTGGCGCTGGAGGGCCTTGCCCGGCGCTCTGAGCGGCACATCTGGCAGACCGCCGATGCCGTCCTGCCGGTGACTGGCGTGCTGGGTGAGATCATCGAAGCGCAGGGCGTCCCCAAAGAGCGGATCCATGTCGTGCCCAACGGTGTCGATGAAGCAACGCTCGAGTTGTCCGACGGTAAGGACCTTCGCGCCGCCTATGAGATCACCGAGCCACTGGTGCTCGGCTTTGTCGGATTTGTCCGCGACTGGCACGGGGTCGACCGCGCCGTCGATTGGCTCGCCACCGAAACGGGTAAGTCCTGTCATCTTCTATTGGTCGGGGATGGCCCCGCCGCACCTTCCCTCAAAGCTCAGGCCGAACGCTTGGGCGTGGCAGACCGGCTGACCGTGACAGGCGTCGTCCAGCGCAACGAAGTCGCCGCCCATATCGCGGCATTCGACATTGCCTTGCAGCCAGCGGTCACCGCCTATGCCTCCCCCCTCAAGCTGCAGGAATATATGGCGCAGGCCCGCGCGGTCATCGCGCCCGACCAGCCCAATATCCGCGAAGTGGTGACCCACGGAGAGACCGCCTTCCTGACCCCGCCAGGCGATACCCGCGCTTTCCATCAGGCGCTTGATCTGTTGGCAGAGGATGCCGCGCTACGTGAGGGGCTCGGCCGGGCCGCGCGTCAGGTGCTGCTTGAGCGGGATCTCACCTGGGCGGCGAACGCCAGACGGGTCGTCGCCATTGCCAATGATCTAATCCTTGCGCGGCGCTAG
- a CDS encoding 5-oxoprolinase subunit B family protein: protein MMRARMIGDDLAELAVEDGGAAQAVADLLRESGSFEEIVPTMRKVAVQFDPLSIEAEDVLTLLTNAKRNAVEGASGEAKTLVVPVHYGGKDGPDIELVAASAGLSVAEFIELHGAREYPVEMMGFTPGFAYLGGLDDRVTAGRLETPRPHVPAGSVGTIKGFSCIYALAGPGGWPIIGRTDFPLFDLDKEDPFRLVPGMKIRFEAAQ from the coding sequence ATGATGCGGGCAAGGATGATTGGCGATGATCTGGCGGAGCTGGCGGTTGAAGACGGCGGGGCTGCGCAGGCAGTTGCGGACCTCCTGCGCGAAAGCGGCAGTTTCGAAGAGATCGTGCCAACCATGCGAAAGGTAGCCGTTCAGTTCGATCCTCTCTCCATCGAAGCAGAAGATGTGCTCACCCTGCTGACGAATGCGAAACGCAATGCCGTCGAGGGGGCGTCCGGTGAAGCTAAAACACTTGTCGTGCCCGTCCATTATGGCGGCAAAGACGGCCCCGACATTGAGCTGGTCGCGGCCTCTGCCGGGCTATCGGTTGCGGAGTTCATCGAGCTGCATGGCGCGCGCGAGTACCCTGTCGAGATGATGGGATTCACACCGGGTTTTGCCTATCTCGGCGGGCTCGATGACCGCGTGACAGCGGGACGACTTGAGACACCAAGGCCGCATGTGCCGGCGGGGTCTGTAGGCACAATCAAGGGGTTCTCCTGTATTTATGCGCTTGCCGGTCCCGGCGGCTGGCCGATCATCGGGCGGACGGATTTCCCGCTTTTTGATCTTGATAAAGAAGATCCCTTCCGCCTTGTCCCCGGCATGAAGATCCGGTTCGAGGCTGCGCAATGA